One genomic region from Drosophila subpulchrella strain 33 F10 #4 breed RU33 chromosome 2R, RU_Dsub_v1.1 Primary Assembly, whole genome shotgun sequence encodes:
- the LOC119551619 gene encoding zinc finger protein 62 homolog, with amino-acid sequence MSENAKNNSCLHCSVFSTKYQYQEIFDEFGIELGLQSLLAKHFQFDVFPDPQKQQLLCEVCVNNLIRLFDIDELERERDAAKQVVQDQVQVQVQDELPTQEEPIITTEVQASPPAARPAKKEAPPKPLAKVLRPVPIIPPRAPSARLRKSVVPATQIIPKPALSPAIAKEPSPELPTPKSEAKLADQEQISVLMQNILDEDEAIANDESIVEEVTCEDAQFPEQTEIAEQMVLLNSESVAEPNLDEDVYIYEQEDILDPNLEDVKVKPMVRPSRLIAEAEESQSEGELDEGEPSNIVLFNFVDIKEKDDIHDIPEYLSTVVKTSFEKLTFEWCTVCKHCSLKCPTFENLFSHILKTHKTRRDVFQCPIEGCSKELKGRQFLAMHLVLLHAPVAEIPIYGCCPECKMTFSNILQYNKHSCAHVIKKKRGIRSFCEMCSLEFPSWKRFNFHNQFHLEKHRPRACFVCDFASTNIDELFQHLNYAHEPVGTLFCDLCDRTFRDPAVFMEHNKSHANVSSTTYSCGECMANFESRGRLNGHMRAMHGSVISCELCSREFATEATYNIHMKKHLIIERDVHVCGNCGFLSDSRDTLLAHVDSEKSPCFGTKRYVEILRDAYICEYCSSYFKTKENLQAHRDSGVHKDGLYWCQPCGKDFPHMKLYRHHLRNYQQLRSDSTHRKLEICVYYMCDQENCSEAYVNWNSLYTHKRRTHESSKKQAEKNSKTAPEWICQFCLKECRSKMSLSVHVARSHNNDNVVCPLCKASYKSQEALAKHHAYWHEPIECPECFKIVKNRRNYDTHVNVVHSNKKRYSCSVCQKGFYHKSEMEAHQKLHGQSYSCDQCSFTTRNKKSLSVHILGQHYKRFAFECKECKKRFGRRQGLNTHMQRSHGAKLMCRDYFEEGCGRTFANSSQLNVHVRKVHKGIILLQEDVVEEDEYTADDMPSTSKKQCIRIGDDNVEFIEEVGDDQDGIEMEEGEEEEDEFIDEIPEEDTKN; translated from the exons ATGTCGGAAAACGCGAAAAACAATAGCTGCCTGCATTGCAGCGTATTCAGTACGAAATACCAGTACCAGGAGATATTCGATGAGTTCGGAATCGAGCTGGGACTGCAATCCCTGCTGGCCAAGCACTTCCAGTTCGATGTGTTCCCCGATCCGCAGAAACAGCAGCTCCTGTGCGAGGTGTGCGTCAACAATCTCATCCGCCTGTTTGATATTGATGAACTGGAGAGGGAAAGGGATGCGGCCAAGCAGGTGGTCCAGGACCAGGTCCAGGTCCAAGTTCAGGATGAGCTCCCCACGCAGGAGGAACCAATTATCACTACCGAAGTCCAGGCATCTCCGCCAGCTGCAAGACCCGCCAAGAAAGAAGCGCCTCCAAAGCCTCTTGCCAAGGTTCTGCGTCCTGTGCCCATTATTCCCCCTAGGGCACCAAGTGCCCGGTTGAGGAAATCAGTAGTTCCAGCTACCCAGATAATACCTAAACCAGCTCTATCTCCTGCGATAGCCAAGGAGCCTTCGCCGGAACTTCCTACTCCTAAAAGTGAAGCCAAGCTGGCAGATCAGGAACAAATCAGTGTCCTTATGCAAAACATCCTGGACGAAGACGAGGCTATTGCTAACGACGAGTCCATTGTTGAAGAGGTGACCTGTGAAGATGCCCAGTTCCCAGAGCAAACGGAAATCGCTGAACAAATGGTTCTCCTGAACAGCGAATCCGTTGCAGAACCTAATCTGGATGAGGATGTATACATATACGAGCAAGAGG aTATTTTAGATCCAAATTTGGAGGACGTGAAGGTCAAACCAATGGTCCGTCCATCAAGATTGATAGCTGAAGCAGAGGAAAGTCAAAGTGAAGGAGAACTCGATGAGGGAGAGCCCAGCAATATAGTTCTCTTTAACTTCGTTGATATCAAAGAAA AGGATGACATTCATGATATTCCGGAATACTTGTCCACCGTTGTAAAGACCAGCTTCGAGAAGCTTACATTTGAGTGGTGTACTGTGTGCAAGCACTGCTCCCTGAAGTGTCCCACATTTGAAAACCTTTTCAGTCACATTTTGAAGACCCACAAAACCCGAAGAGATGTCTTTCAGTGTCCCATTGAAGGCTGCAGCAAAGAGCTGAAAGGACGCCAATTCCTAGCCATGCATCTGGTTCTTTTGCACGCACCCGTGGCTGA AATTCCAATTTATGGATGCTGTCCGGAATGTAAAATGACATTTTCTAACATTTTGCAGTACAACAAACATTCTTGTGCTCATGTTATCAAAAAGAAGAGAGGTATTCGCTCGTTTTGTGAAATGTGCTCCCTGGAGTTTCCATCCTGGAAGCG TTTCAATTTCCACAACCAATTCCACCTGGAGAAGCACAGACCTCGCGCTTGCTTCGTCTGCGATTTTGCCAGCACCAACATTGATGAGCTTTTCCAGCACTTGAACTACGCCCATGAACCAGTGGGCACCTTATTTTGCGACCT TTGCGACCGTACCTTCCGGGATCCCGCAGTTTTCATGGAGCACAACAAGTCGCATGCCAATGTGAGCAGCACAACATACTCTTGCGGGGAATGTATGGCGAACTTTGAGTCCAGAGGTCGATTAAATGGGCACATG aggGCAATGCATGGCAGCGTTATTAGCTGCGAGCTCTGTTCCCGCGAATTTGCCACCGAAGCCACATACAACATTCACATGAAGAAGCATCTGATCATTGAACGTGATGTTCATGTGTGCGGAAATTGTGGTTTTTTAAGTGACAGCCGCGATACCCTGCTTGCTCATGTGGATTCCGAAAAGTCTCCCTGTTTTGGTACCAAGAGATACGTGGAAATTCTTCGGGATGCTTACATCTGCGAGTACTGCTCCTCGTACTTTAAAACCAAGGAAAATCTGCAAGCCCATCGGGACTCGGGAGTTCATAAGGATGGATTGTACTGGTGCCAGCCCTGCGGCAAGGACTTTCCGCACATGAAACTGTACCGCCATCACCTGCGCAATTACCAACAGCTCCGCTCGGACTCGACACATCGCAAGCTTGAGATTTGTGTGTACTACATGTGCGATCAGGAG AACTGCTCAGAGGCTTATGTGAACTGGAACTCCTTGTACACACACAAGCGACGCACCCACGAATCTTCGAAAAAGCAGGCGGAGAAGAACTCCAAGACTGCCCCAGAATGGATTTGCCAGTTTTGTCTCAAGGAGTGCCGCTCGAAGATGTCCTTGTCCGTTCATGTGGCAAGGAGCCACAATAATG ACAACGTGGTTTGTCCTTTGTGCAAGGCTTCTTACAAAAGCCAGGAGGCTCTGGCCAAACACCATGCCTATTGGCATGAACCTATTGAGTGCCCggaatgttttaaaattgtcaaaaatCGAAGGAATTATGACACTCATGTTAATGTAGTGCATTCGAATAAGAAGCGCTATTCCTGCAGTGTCTGTCAGAAGGGTTTTTATCACAAGAGTGAAATGGAGGCTCATCAGAAG CTTCATGGACAGTCATACAGCTGCGATCAGTGCAGTTTCACCACCAGGAACAAGAAGTCGCTTTCTGTTCACATCCTTGGTCAGCACTACAAGCGTTTTGCTTTTGAGTGCAAGGAGTGCAAGAAGAGGTTTGGACGTCGACAGGGTTTGAATACCCACATGCAGCGATCTCATGGTGCCAAGTTAATGTGCCGTGATTATTTCGAGGAAGGCTGTGGACGCACCTTTGCGAACAGTTCACAGTTAAACGTTCATGTCCGAAAGGTGCACAAGGGAATCATTTTACTCCAAGAGGATGTGGTCGAAGAGGATGAATATACCGCCGACGATATGCCATCGACATCGAAAAAGCAATGCATTCGAATCGGCGATGACAACGTTGAATTTATAGAAGAGGTCGGAGATGATCAGGATGGCATAGAGATGGAAGAGGGTGAAGAGGAGGAAGATGAGTTCATCGACGAGATACCAGAAGAAGACACCAAGAATTGA
- the LOC119551623 gene encoding odorant receptor 46a, translated as MSQHQMVTEDFYKYQVWYFQVLGIWHLPIWATDEQRRFHSMRFIIILIILCIMLLLFALELLSNISQVREILKVFFMFATEISCMTKLLHMKLERRKLDGLVEMMMSEDFAVKSEEERWILESARKAVVHMRNFYGITSWGAALLILLIPCFANYEELPLAMLEVCSIQGRICYGLQYLFHTISLLPTCVLNITYDSMAFSLLCFLKVQLQVLVLRLEKLGPANCDLDHERIARELRECAAYYNKIVQFKNLVELFIKVPGSVQLMCSVLVLVSNLYDMSTMSVANGDAIFMAKTCIYQLVMLWQIFIICYASNEVTVQSSRLCHGIYSAQWTGWNRSNRRILLLIMQRFNSPMVLHTFNPTFVFSLEAFGSIVNCSYSYFALLKRVNS; from the exons ATGTCTCAGCATCAAATGGTAACGGAAGACTTTTACAAGTACCAGGTGTGGTACTTTCAAGTTCTGGGAATTTGGCATCTTCCCATTTGGGCCACAGATGAGCAGCGTCGTTTTCATTCCATGAGATTTATCATTATCCTGATTATCCTTTGCATAATGCTACTGCTCTTTGCATTGGAACTGCTGAGTAATATCTCCCAAGTGCGGGAGATCCTGAAAGTATTCTTCATGTTTGCCACCGAAATATCCTGCATGACCAAACTATTGCATATGAAGTTGGAGAGACGTAAGCTCGATGGTCTGGTTGAGATGATGATGTCCGAGGATTTCGCTGTGAAAAGTGAGGAGGAAAGGTGGATTTTGGAATCGGCTAGAAAGGCGGTTGTTCATATGCGGAACTTCTATGGCATCACGTCCTGGGGAGCGGCTTTGCTGATCCTTCTGATTCCCTGTTTTGCCAACTACGAGGAGCTCCCGCTGGCCATGCTCGAGGTGTGCAGCATTCAGGGAAGGATCTGCTATGGCTTGCAGTACCTCTTCCACACGATTTCCTTGCTGCCGACCTGTGTCCTGAACATAACCTACGATTCGATGGCCTTTTCCTTGCTTTGCTTCTTAAAGGTTCAGCTCCAAGTGCTGGTCCTAAGATTGGAGAAGTTGGGACCTGCAAATTGTGACCTAGATCATGAGAGGATCGCCAGGGAGCTGCGTGAATGTGCCGCTTACTATAACAAAATTGTGCAGTTCAAGAATCTGGTGGAGTTATTCATTAAGGTCCCGGGATCCGTGCAGCTCATGTGCTCTGTGCTGGTACTGGTTTCCAATCTGTATGACATGTCCACCATGTCCGTTGCCAATGGGGATGCCATCTTTATGGCCAAGACCTGCATCTACCAACTGGTAATGCTCTGGCAGATCTTCATCATTTGCTACGCCTCCAACGAAGTGACTGTTCAGAGTTCCAGGCTTTGTCACGGCATCTACAGCGCCCAGTGGACGGGTTGGAATAGGTCGAACCGACGGATTCTTCTGCTCATAATGCAGCGCTTCAACTCACCGATGGTCCTGCACACCTTTAATCCCACCTTTGTTTTCAGCTTGGAGGCCTTTGGTTCT ATTGTAAACTGCTCTTACAGCTATTTCGCTTTGCTGAAGCGGGTCAACAGTTAG
- the LOC119551624 gene encoding odorant receptor 46a-like produces the protein MSNRVEIFYKGQKALLNVFSLWPQNERHWRIFHQVNHVHVMGFWVLLFDLLLVMHVVGNLSSMSEVVRAIFVLATSAGHTTKLLSIKANNVELEELFKRLDEDDFRPRGVEEELIMAAACERSRKLRDFYGALSVAALSMILIPQFVVDWSQLPLGTYNPFADHPGSTGYWLLYCYQCLALTVSCVTNIGFDSLCSSLFIFIKSQLDLLAVRLDKMGRWSSAGGSVEQQLKENIRYHMAIVELTATVERLLCKPISMQIFCSVLVLTANFYAIALLSDEKLALFKYITYQACMLSQIFILCYYAGEVTQRSLDLPHELYKTSWVDWNKDSRRIVLLFMQRLHSTLRIRTLNPSLGFDLMLFSSVGYFRSSTVLCTVANFHNEPH, from the exons ATGAGCAACAGAGTGGAAATCTTTTACAAGGGGCAGAAGGCCCTTCTGAACGTATTCTCGCTGTGGCCCCAAAACGAACGCCATTGGAGAATCTTTCATCAGGTTAACCACGTGCATGTGATGGGATTTTGGGTGCTGCTCTTTGATCTCCTGCTCGTGATGCATGTGGTGGGCAACCTGAGTTCCATGTCCGAGGTTGTGAGGGCCATCTTTGTCCTGGCCACCAGTGCGGGACACACCACCAAGCTGCTGAGCATCAAGGCCAATAATGTGGAACTGGAGGAGCTCTTCAAGAGGTTGGACGAGGATGATTTTCGACCAAGGGGCGTTGAAGAGGAGTTGATCATGGCAGCTGCCTGTGAAAGGAGTCGGAAACTCAGGGATTTCTATGGTGCTCTCTCGGTGGCCGCCTTGTCCATGATCCTTATTCCCCAATTCGTGGTGGACTGGTCCCAACTTCCACTGGGCACATATAACCCGTTTGCCGACCATCCTGGTTCAACCGGTTACTGGCTCCTATATTGCTATCAATGCCTGGCCCTGACCGTCTCCTGTGTCACCAATATAGGCTTCGATTCCCTCTGCTCCTCGCTGTTCATCTTCATCAAGAGCCAGCTGGATCTTCTGGCGGTGCGACTGGATAAGATGGGCCGGTGGAGCAGTGCCGGTGGCTCCGTGGAGCAGCAACTGAAGGAGAATATCCGGTACCACATGGCCATTGTAGAGTTGACAGCAACTGTGGAGCGCCTTCTTTGCAAACCGATTTCAATGCAGATCTTTTGCTCCGTATTGGTACTCACTGCCAATTTTTATGCTATAGCTCTG TTGTCCGACGAGAAGCTGGCgctatttaaatatattaccTATCAGGCGTGCATGCTGAGTCAGATTTTTATATTGTGCTACTATGCCGG AGAGGTAACACAGCGCAGCTTGGACCTGCCCCATGAGCTTTACAAAACATCTTGGGTGGACTGGAACAAGGATTCCCGTAGGATTGTCCTGCTCTTCATGCAACGCCTTCACTCGACTCTGAGAATTAGGACCTTAAATCCCAGCCTGGGTTTCGATCTAATGCTTTTCAGCTCGGTGGGTTATTTTCGTAGTTCTACCGTTTTGTGCACTGTAGCCAATTTCCATAATGAGCCTCATTAG
- the LOC119550908 gene encoding uncharacterized protein LOC119550908: protein MDGFYIIILFYLFLICSLAWEVQGDCRIAQYMVEQSNRIFTYRDASGSLHLQRRETVPSGVTLCMYCSPTDMVETLCQDNGQFSVPLPMSCYNPMKPMTTRIRDSECSGSLYAVGYTIDGRNLELYRTCFDAGQGRVLYSQSDVYFKTFFPRRPFVDFVTDEMFSPQEAAAYMKSNIYFAFKCIYGDGQSYLPNPRSLVINRGHMVASADFLFADQMGSTFRYLNVVPQFKSINDGNWEKIERWVRSQIPVSSYFRIKSGGIGILKLPDARGFLQSAFLAGSKIPVPEWTYKVVRDASGNGLYVFLTYNNTFRRERPPCLDICHPLNCPLGLPNNPDEGFTFCCDPKHFPL from the exons ATGGATGGTTTTTATATCATAATACTCTTTTACCTATTTTTAATCTGCTCGCTGG CATGGGAAGTGCAGGGCGATTGTCGCATAGCCCAGTATATGGTGGAGCAATCGAATCGCATTTTCACCTATCGCGATGCCAGTGGATCCCTCCATCTGCAACGTAGGGAAACTGTTCCATCGGGTGTCACTCTATGCATGTACTGCAGTCCCACGGATATGGTGGAAACCCTATGCCAGGACAATGGACAGTTTTCAGTTCCGCTCCCCATGAGTTGTTACAATCCAATGAAACCGATGACAACGCGGATTCGGGATAGCGAATGTTCGGGTAGTTTATATGCCGTGGGTTATACGATAGACGGCAGGAACCTAGAGCTATATCGCACCTGCTTCGATGCCGGTCAAGGAAGGGTCTTGTACTCCCAGAGTGATGTCTACTTCAAGACTTTTT ttcCAAGGAGGCCCTTCGTGGACTTTGTAACTGATGAGATGTTCAGCCCCCAGGAGGCCGCCGCTTATATGAAATCCAACATATACTTCGCCTTCAAATGCATTTATGGGGATGGCCAGTCCTACTTGCCAAATCCCCGCTCCCTGGTGATCAATCGAGGGCACATGGTGGCTTCGGCGGACTTTCTGTTTGCGGATCAGATGGGCAGTACCTTTCGCTACCTGAATGTGGTGCCGCAATTCAAGTCGATCAACGATGGTAACTGGGAGAAAATTGAGAGATGGGTGCGAAGTCAGATTCCGGTGTCAAGCTATTTCCGTATCAAGTCCGGCGGCATTGGCATCCTGAAATTGCCGGATGCCAGGGGCTTCCTTCAGTCGGCCTTCCTTGCCGGCTCCAAGATTCCAGTGCCCGAGTGGACCTACAAGGTGGTGCGAGATGCCAGTGGTAATGGGCTATACGTCTTCCTCACCTATAATAATACCTTCCGAAGGGAGAGGCCACCATGCCTGGATATTTGCCATCCACTTAATTGCCCCTTGGGTCTGCCGAATAACCCTGATGAGGGATTCACCTTCTGTTGCGATCCCAAGCACTTTCCTCTCTAA